Proteins encoded together in one Mastomys coucha isolate ucsf_1 unplaced genomic scaffold, UCSF_Mcou_1 pScaffold16, whole genome shotgun sequence window:
- the LOC116093226 gene encoding protein S100-A9-like produces MEESLDIIINTFHKYSVRRGDRDTLNRKKFKQFMIEEMPKSFKKEEEKEKIINDMMKEVDTNYDGQVDFNEFVALIGNILKTKHEESHENASSSVHGQGSSNGPNL; encoded by the exons ATGGAAGAATCCTTAGACATCATCATCAATACCTTCCACAAGTACTCTGTAAGAAGGGGAGACCGTGACACCTTGAACAGGAAGAAATTCAAACAATTTATGATTGAGGAGATGCCAAAATCTTTCAAG aaagaggaagagaaagagaaaatcataAATGACATGATGAAAGAAGTCGACACAAATTATGACGGTCAGGTGGACTTCAATGAATTTGTAGCTCTGATAGgaaatatattgaaaacaaaGCATGAGGAGAGCCATGAAAATGCATCCTCAAGTGTCCATGGCCAGGGTTCCAGCAATGGACCAAACCTCTAA